The following are from one region of the Poecilia reticulata strain Guanapo linkage group LG7, Guppy_female_1.0+MT, whole genome shotgun sequence genome:
- the zhx3b gene encoding zinc fingers and homeoboxes protein 3 isoform X1, whose amino-acid sequence MASKRKSTTPCMIPSKVIRSVEEAERDSPVPLRHSRVSGGDRRSPLDVSSDPKQEAGDADKDGGIYTCKLCNFETHDLNLFLDHVYTGHPDFRADPGFVCMSCGVSAPKFEGLALHNARVHPSTLNTTLQLRRRERRAVVEQNLLIGTELCRDSEISITKTPIMRMLKGKSEPKRIVVSHSVSDEPASDVHSASISRESERKESSAVTVTHVSTIVHNGTSKTTLPSAIQIVNGSTGLPLLKTPITQVVSVAQNRSLHHSAPITASSSASSASLSSSSQNLPKVMIPLSSIPTYSASMDSSSFLKTSFSKFPYPTKAELCYLTVVTKFPEEQIKIWFTAQRLKQGISWSPEEIEEARRKMFNTIIQTAPVSSQNQTQSHHSSAPHTITVLPASLGPTGIPQFLQGSLVSPGGVIVTQPVVANGIQVSSAPVALAVTPKPQAAARPTMQARPAAALVADKSPSILVGTVGSSKAVGGGTNSTSSTEGGVINLSLGSSSHGNTKGSSVIGKHGSANANSSEKNSSDVSSRASTRNTDSKPGSGGAGQMDSKTPMENKAVISSCENLKSKDANGSSNHHNLASAGSEDADPSGCDSPTIKMEDASSPASKSSSPTPAGPGSSSGSRTPSSAFLDPSFYKGKKSQEQLSTLKDSFLVSQWPDQEEVDRLIGLTGLTVREVRKWFSDRRYHFRNCKSSRSSTGGQSKSSGGAGNGGGTPGSSAATGCNAPVDLSESSSSNSGAKTPQHNSSNSTQSPPPTQTPTSPTAPSKRLFRLHSPDFTAVRYKERDPHQVIALEASFAQNADPSGEEVDRLRSETKMTRREIHGWFAEKRKRVAAEKKKEEAEREPKEDEEEVEVDGEERQRDDGSGEPKVNPIKINLKMLKVTEASSKAEGEGSGSTSSQPGSTPASTQGPTSSTTTKPSQPSTPTQKTSHSPKPTTVRGKKTAEQLHLLKQVYARTQWPSATQYDELISGTGLPRPEVVRWFGDSRYVQKNGLLKWLEEYQNLALEEELQRDGSKALQDHLDAHGRLDDSQLKELAEKTGLTSDLVRHWFSTRGAMPDAKQSAGQRVGTGAVAAEEAEAAPTGSSAPEPQPGGGTEEKMEQSVCGAEAEADGSAAATGSEEALV is encoded by the exons ACAGACGCAGCCCTTTGGACGTCAGCAGCGACCCAAAACAGGAGGCGGGGGATGCAGATAAGGACGGTGGCATTTACACTTGCAAGCTGTGCAATTTTGAAACTCACGACCTCAACCTGTTCCTAGATCACGTCTACACGGGGCACCCGGACTTTAGGGCGGACCCTGGCTTCGTCTGCATGAGCTGCGGCGTTTCGGCGCCAAAGTTTGAGGGGCTAGCTCTGCACAACGCCAGGGTCCACCCCAGCACTTTGAATACGACCCTGCAGctgaggaggagggagaggagggcgGTGGTGGAGCAGAACCTGCTGATAGGGACAGAGCTGTGCAGGGACAGCGAAATCTCCATCACTAAGACGCCAATCATGAGGATGCTGAAGGGCAAATCTGAACCCAAAAGGATTGTGGTGTCTCACTCTGTGTCAGACGAGCCCGCCTCGGACGTGCATTCTGCCTCCATATCCAGGGAATCTGAAAGAAAGGAATCTTCTGCTGTTACAGTCACCCACGTCTCCACGATCGTCCACAACGGAACGAGCAAGACCACCCTGCCCTCGGCCATCCAGATTGTCAACGGCTCTACGGGGTTACCCCTACTGAAGACGCCCATCACACAG GTTGTTTCTGTAGCTCAGAACCGAAGTCTTCACCATTCTGCACCCATCACAGCTTCCTCTTCTGCTTCTTCCGCTTCTTTATCCTCATCCTCGCAAAATCTTCCCAAG GTGATGATCCCTCTGAGCAGCATCCCCACCTACAGTGCCTCCATGgactcctcctccttcctgaaAACCTCTTTCAGCAAGTTCCCGTACCCCACCAAGGCTGAGCTGTGCTACCTGACTGTCGTCACCAAATTCCCAGAGGAGCAGATCAAGATCTGGTTCACCGCTCAGCGGCTGAAGCAAGGCATCAGCTGGTCCCCGGAGGAGATCGAGGAGGCCAGGAGGAAGATGTTCAACACCATCATCCAGACGGCGCCAGTCAGCTCCCAGAACCAAACCCAGAGTCACCACAGCTCGGCGCCACACACCATCACAGTGCTGCCCGCCTCACTGGGGCCCACCGGGATTCCTCAGTTCCTGCAGGGGTCTCTCGTCAGCCCAGGCGGCGTAATCGTCACGCAGCCTGTTGTGGCAAACGGAATCCAGGTCAGCAGTGCCCCCGTGGCCCTGGCGGTCACGCCGAAGCCCCAGGCGGCGGCTCGGCCCACGATGCAGGCCCGACCCGCCGCCGCTCTGGTGGCGGACAAAAGCCCCAGCATACTGGTGGGAACGGTGGGCAGCAGTAAAGCTGTGGGAGGGGGCACCAACAGCACCAGCAGCACTGAGGGCGGCGTCATCAACCTTAGTCTTGGAAGCAGTAGTCATGGCAACACTAAGGGGAGCAGTGTCATTGGTAAACATGGCAGTGCTAATGCTAACTCCAGCGAGAAAAACAGCAGTGATGTTAGCAGCCGTGCTAGCACCAGAAACACGGATAGTAAACCGGGCAGCGGCGGCGCGGGTCAGATGGACAGTAAGACCCCCATGGAAAACAAAGCTGTCATCAGCAGCTGTGAAAACCTGAAGAGCAAAGATGCTAATGGTAGCAGCAACCATCACAACCTGGCCAGTGCAGGAAGCGAGGATGCAGATCCTTCGGGTTGTGACTCACCAACCATCAAAATGGAGGATGCTTCATCCCCCGCCTCCAAGTCCTCCTCCCCGACTCCTGCAGGTCCGGGAAGCAGCTCCGGCTCCCGGACCCCCTCGAGCGCCTTCCTGGACCCCAGCTTTTACAAAGGCAAGAAGTCCCAGGAGCAGCTCAGTACCCTGAAGGACAGCTTCCTGGTGAGCCAGTGGCCCGACCAGGAGGAGGTTGACCGCCTCATCGGCCTCACCGGCCTCACGGTGCGCGAGGTCCGCAAGTGGTTCAGCGACAGACGCTATCACTTCCGCAACTGCAAGAGCTCCCGCTCCAGCACGGGTGGGCAGAGTAAGTCCAGTGGTGGAGCGGGGAACGGCGGAGGTACGCCTGGTAGCAGCGCCGCCACCGGCTGTAACGCCCCCGTTGATCTGTCGGAAAGTAGCAGCAGCAACTCTGGTGCCAAAACTCCCCAGCACAACTCCAGCAACTCCACCCAGAGCCCACCGCCAACACAGACCCCCACATCGCCCACTGCTCCTTCCAAGAGGCTCTTCAGGTTGCACTCACCTGATTTCACAGCCGTCCGCTACAAGGAGAGAGACCCCCACCAG GTGATAGCCCTTGAGGCCAGCTTTGCCCAGAACGCCGACCCGTCAGGAGAAGAAGTGGACAGGCTGCGCTCTGAGACCAAGATGACGCGGCGGGAGATACACGGCTGGTTTGCTGAGAAGAGGAAGCGAGTGGCTGccgagaagaagaaggaggaggcgGAGCGGGAGCCgaaggaggacgaggaggaggtggaggtggatGGAGAAGAGAGGCAGAGGGATGACGGTTCAGGGGAACCGAAAGTGAACCCcatcaaaataaatctgaagatGCTGAAGGTGACTGAGGCTAGCAGTAAAGCAGAGGGGGAGGGATCTGGTAGTACGAGCTCTCAGCCCGGCAGCACGCCTGCCTCCACCCAGGGCCCCACCTCTTCCACCACCACTAAACCTTCCCAACCTTCCACCCCAACACAGAAAACCTCCCACTCCCCCAAACCCACAACCGTCCGAGGGAAGAAGACGGCGGAGCAGCTCCACCTGCTAAAGCAAGTCTACGCCCGAACCCAGTGGCCCAGCGCCACTCAGTATGATGAGCTCATCTCAGGAACAGGGCTGCCCCGACCCGAGGTGGTGCGCTGGTTCGGGGACTCCCGCTACGTCCAGAAGAACGGACTGCTGAAGTGGCTGGAGGAGTACCAGAACCTGGccctggaggaggagctgcagagggacGGCTCCAAGGCCCTGCAGGACCATCTGGACGCCCACGGCAGGCTGGACGACTCCCAG TTAAAGGAGCTGGCTGAGAAGACTGGTCTGACGAGCGACTTGGTGCGGCATTGGTTCTCTACCAGGGGAGCGATGCCCGACGCTAAGCAAAGCGCTGGACAGCGGGTGGGAACGGGAGCCGTCGCCGCAGAGGAAGCGGAGGCGGCGCCGACAGGATCCTCGGCTCCGGAGCCACAGCCGGGTGGCGGGACGGAGGAGAAGATGGAGCAGTCGGTGTGCGGGGCGGAGGCGGAGGCCGAcggctctgctgctgctacag
- the zhx3b gene encoding zinc fingers and homeoboxes protein 3 isoform X2: MASKRKSTTPCMIPSKVIRSVEEAERDSPVPLRHSRVSGGDRRSPLDVSSDPKQEAGDADKDGGIYTCKLCNFETHDLNLFLDHVYTGHPDFRADPGFVCMSCGVSAPKFEGLALHNARVHPSTLNTTLQLRRRERRAVVEQNLLIGTELCRDSEISITKTPIMRMLKGKSEPKRIVVSHSVSDEPASDVHSASISRESERKESSAVTVTHVSTIVHNGTSKTTLPSAIQIVNGSTGLPLLKTPITQVVSVAQNRSLHHSAPITASSSASSASLSSSSQNLPKVMIPLSSIPTYSASMDSSSFLKTSFSKFPYPTKAELCYLTVVTKFPEEQIKIWFTAQRLKQGISWSPEEIEEARRKMFNTIIQTAPVSSQNQTQSHHSSAPHTITVLPASLGPTGIPQFLQGSLVSPGGVIVTQPVVANGIQVSSAPVALAVTPKPQAAARPTMQARPAAALVADKSPSILVGTVGSSKAVGGGTNSTSSTEGGVINLSLGSSSHGNTKGSSVIGKHGSANANSSEKNSSDVSSRASTRNTDSKPGSGGAGQMDSKTPMENKAVISSCENLKSKDANGSSNHHNLASAGSEDADPSGCDSPTIKMEDASSPASKSSSPTPAGPGSSSGSRTPSSAFLDPSFYKGKKSQEQLSTLKDSFLVSQWPDQEEVDRLIGLTGLTVREVRKWFSDRRYHFRNCKSSRSSTGGQSKSSGGAGNGGGTPGSSAATGCNAPVDLSESSSSNSGAKTPQHNSSNSTQSPPPTQTPTSPTAPSKRLFRLHSPDFTAVRYKERDPHQVIALEASFAQNADPSGEEVDRLRSETKMTRREIHGWFAEKRKRVAAEKKKEEAEREPKEDEEEVEVDGEERQRDDGSGEPKVNPIKINLKMLKKTSHSPKPTTVRGKKTAEQLHLLKQVYARTQWPSATQYDELISGTGLPRPEVVRWFGDSRYVQKNGLLKWLEEYQNLALEEELQRDGSKALQDHLDAHGRLDDSQLKELAEKTGLTSDLVRHWFSTRGAMPDAKQSAGQRVGTGAVAAEEAEAAPTGSSAPEPQPGGGTEEKMEQSVCGAEAEADGSAAATGSEEALV, translated from the exons ACAGACGCAGCCCTTTGGACGTCAGCAGCGACCCAAAACAGGAGGCGGGGGATGCAGATAAGGACGGTGGCATTTACACTTGCAAGCTGTGCAATTTTGAAACTCACGACCTCAACCTGTTCCTAGATCACGTCTACACGGGGCACCCGGACTTTAGGGCGGACCCTGGCTTCGTCTGCATGAGCTGCGGCGTTTCGGCGCCAAAGTTTGAGGGGCTAGCTCTGCACAACGCCAGGGTCCACCCCAGCACTTTGAATACGACCCTGCAGctgaggaggagggagaggagggcgGTGGTGGAGCAGAACCTGCTGATAGGGACAGAGCTGTGCAGGGACAGCGAAATCTCCATCACTAAGACGCCAATCATGAGGATGCTGAAGGGCAAATCTGAACCCAAAAGGATTGTGGTGTCTCACTCTGTGTCAGACGAGCCCGCCTCGGACGTGCATTCTGCCTCCATATCCAGGGAATCTGAAAGAAAGGAATCTTCTGCTGTTACAGTCACCCACGTCTCCACGATCGTCCACAACGGAACGAGCAAGACCACCCTGCCCTCGGCCATCCAGATTGTCAACGGCTCTACGGGGTTACCCCTACTGAAGACGCCCATCACACAG GTTGTTTCTGTAGCTCAGAACCGAAGTCTTCACCATTCTGCACCCATCACAGCTTCCTCTTCTGCTTCTTCCGCTTCTTTATCCTCATCCTCGCAAAATCTTCCCAAG GTGATGATCCCTCTGAGCAGCATCCCCACCTACAGTGCCTCCATGgactcctcctccttcctgaaAACCTCTTTCAGCAAGTTCCCGTACCCCACCAAGGCTGAGCTGTGCTACCTGACTGTCGTCACCAAATTCCCAGAGGAGCAGATCAAGATCTGGTTCACCGCTCAGCGGCTGAAGCAAGGCATCAGCTGGTCCCCGGAGGAGATCGAGGAGGCCAGGAGGAAGATGTTCAACACCATCATCCAGACGGCGCCAGTCAGCTCCCAGAACCAAACCCAGAGTCACCACAGCTCGGCGCCACACACCATCACAGTGCTGCCCGCCTCACTGGGGCCCACCGGGATTCCTCAGTTCCTGCAGGGGTCTCTCGTCAGCCCAGGCGGCGTAATCGTCACGCAGCCTGTTGTGGCAAACGGAATCCAGGTCAGCAGTGCCCCCGTGGCCCTGGCGGTCACGCCGAAGCCCCAGGCGGCGGCTCGGCCCACGATGCAGGCCCGACCCGCCGCCGCTCTGGTGGCGGACAAAAGCCCCAGCATACTGGTGGGAACGGTGGGCAGCAGTAAAGCTGTGGGAGGGGGCACCAACAGCACCAGCAGCACTGAGGGCGGCGTCATCAACCTTAGTCTTGGAAGCAGTAGTCATGGCAACACTAAGGGGAGCAGTGTCATTGGTAAACATGGCAGTGCTAATGCTAACTCCAGCGAGAAAAACAGCAGTGATGTTAGCAGCCGTGCTAGCACCAGAAACACGGATAGTAAACCGGGCAGCGGCGGCGCGGGTCAGATGGACAGTAAGACCCCCATGGAAAACAAAGCTGTCATCAGCAGCTGTGAAAACCTGAAGAGCAAAGATGCTAATGGTAGCAGCAACCATCACAACCTGGCCAGTGCAGGAAGCGAGGATGCAGATCCTTCGGGTTGTGACTCACCAACCATCAAAATGGAGGATGCTTCATCCCCCGCCTCCAAGTCCTCCTCCCCGACTCCTGCAGGTCCGGGAAGCAGCTCCGGCTCCCGGACCCCCTCGAGCGCCTTCCTGGACCCCAGCTTTTACAAAGGCAAGAAGTCCCAGGAGCAGCTCAGTACCCTGAAGGACAGCTTCCTGGTGAGCCAGTGGCCCGACCAGGAGGAGGTTGACCGCCTCATCGGCCTCACCGGCCTCACGGTGCGCGAGGTCCGCAAGTGGTTCAGCGACAGACGCTATCACTTCCGCAACTGCAAGAGCTCCCGCTCCAGCACGGGTGGGCAGAGTAAGTCCAGTGGTGGAGCGGGGAACGGCGGAGGTACGCCTGGTAGCAGCGCCGCCACCGGCTGTAACGCCCCCGTTGATCTGTCGGAAAGTAGCAGCAGCAACTCTGGTGCCAAAACTCCCCAGCACAACTCCAGCAACTCCACCCAGAGCCCACCGCCAACACAGACCCCCACATCGCCCACTGCTCCTTCCAAGAGGCTCTTCAGGTTGCACTCACCTGATTTCACAGCCGTCCGCTACAAGGAGAGAGACCCCCACCAG GTGATAGCCCTTGAGGCCAGCTTTGCCCAGAACGCCGACCCGTCAGGAGAAGAAGTGGACAGGCTGCGCTCTGAGACCAAGATGACGCGGCGGGAGATACACGGCTGGTTTGCTGAGAAGAGGAAGCGAGTGGCTGccgagaagaagaaggaggaggcgGAGCGGGAGCCgaaggaggacgaggaggaggtggaggtggatGGAGAAGAGAGGCAGAGGGATGACGGTTCAGGGGAACCGAAAGTGAACCCcatcaaaataaatctgaagatGCTGAAG AAAACCTCCCACTCCCCCAAACCCACAACCGTCCGAGGGAAGAAGACGGCGGAGCAGCTCCACCTGCTAAAGCAAGTCTACGCCCGAACCCAGTGGCCCAGCGCCACTCAGTATGATGAGCTCATCTCAGGAACAGGGCTGCCCCGACCCGAGGTGGTGCGCTGGTTCGGGGACTCCCGCTACGTCCAGAAGAACGGACTGCTGAAGTGGCTGGAGGAGTACCAGAACCTGGccctggaggaggagctgcagagggacGGCTCCAAGGCCCTGCAGGACCATCTGGACGCCCACGGCAGGCTGGACGACTCCCAG TTAAAGGAGCTGGCTGAGAAGACTGGTCTGACGAGCGACTTGGTGCGGCATTGGTTCTCTACCAGGGGAGCGATGCCCGACGCTAAGCAAAGCGCTGGACAGCGGGTGGGAACGGGAGCCGTCGCCGCAGAGGAAGCGGAGGCGGCGCCGACAGGATCCTCGGCTCCGGAGCCACAGCCGGGTGGCGGGACGGAGGAGAAGATGGAGCAGTCGGTGTGCGGGGCGGAGGCGGAGGCCGAcggctctgctgctgctacag